The sequence GCCGCAGAGGAGCTTCTCGGCGAAGATGGCGACCACTCCCGCTTCACCGTGCGGGTTCTGGCGTGGTCCGTAGACATTGGCGTAGCGCAAGGCCGCGTAGGACATTCCGTAGGTCACCGAGTAGAAGAACAGATAGCGTTCGGTGGCCAACTTCGCCACACCGTAAGGACTCAGAGGCTCGGTCTTGTGCGTTTCAGGTGCGGGAAAGGCCTCTTGTTCACCGTAGATGGCGCCTCCGGTCGAGGCGAACAACACGCGCCGCAGGCCGTGCTGGCGCCCCTGCTCCATCAGGTTGAGGAATCCGAGCAGATTGACCCGGGCATCGAAAATCGGATCGGCGACCGAACGCCGCACATCCATTTGCGCCGCGTGATGGCAGAGCACCTCGGGCTGTTCGCGCCGGAACACCTCGCCGACCCCGGTGTCCTGCACGTCGAGTTGGTAAAAGTGCGCCTTCGAGTTGAGGTTCTCACGCCGTCCCGACGACAGGTCGTCGATGATCGACACCTGGTGGCCTGCCGCCACAAACGCATCAGATACATGCGAGCCGATGAAGCCGGCCCCGCCAGTCACAAGGATTCTCATAGGGCCTCGGTTCCGAGCAGTCCGCGGAAGTAGTCGATGGTGCGTTGAAGACCTTCGTCCAAGCTCACCTCCGGCTCCCATTTTAGCGTTTGGCGGGCACGGGTAATATCCGGCTGACGAATGTGTGGATCGTCCTTGGTCCGCTCGTCTTTCGGTGAAACGAAGACGATCTCCGATCTGCCGCCCGTCAAGCGATGGACCCTCTTGGCAAACTCCAACACCGTCATCTCGATCGGGTTCCCGAGGTTCACCGGCTCGACCTCGGCGGATTCCAGCAGCCGGACCATCCCCTCGACGAGGTCGCTGACGTAGCAGAAGCTCCGGGTCCGCGAGCCATCGTCGTAGACGGTCATCGGCTTGCCGCGCAGGCCCTGAGCGATGAAGTTGGTCACCACACGCCCGTCATCCGGACGCATGCGGGGGCCGTAGGTGTTGAAGATGCGGCAGATCCGCGTATCGATGCCGTGGTAGCGATGGTACGCCATGGTCATGGCTTCGGCGAAGCGCTTCGATTCGTCGTACACGCCGCGCGGACCAATGGGGTTGACGTTCCCCCAGTAGGATTCCGGCTGCGGGTGGACCTTGGGGTCGCCGTAGACCTCCGAGGTCGATGCCAGCAGGAACTTGGCGCCGTGGGCGCGGGCCAGGCCGAGGGCCTTGTGGGTACCCAGCGCGCCGACCTTCAGCGTCTTGATCGGCTCGCGCAGATAGTCGACCGGGCTCGGCAGGGAGGCGAGGTGCAGAATCGCATCCAGCTTGCCCTCAACGTAAATGTACTCAGTCACATCGTGCTTGATGAACCGAAACCGGTCGTGACCGGCAAGATGGCTGATGTTGCGAGCATGGCCGGTGAACAGGTTATCCAGTGCCACCACCGTGTGTCCCTGGGCCAGCAGGCGGTCGGCCAGGTGCGAGCCGATGAAGCCGGCACCGCCGGTGATCAGAATGCGTGACATGTTGTTTAGCTCTCCGCAGTCAGCTATCAGCTCTCAGCTTCCGATCAAAGCGTAGCCCTCGGCAGATGCAATCGTTCTCCTTCAGGCTGATTGCTGACTGCTGATCGCCGCAGGCTCCGTTCACGGCCTCACCGGCGGCCGCCCGACCGAATAGTACACGAAGCCGAGCTCCCGCATCTGGTTCGGATCGTAGATATTCCGGCCGTCAAAGATCACCGGCCGCCTCATCAACTGGCGCATGCGTTCGAAATCCGGTCGACGAAACTCGTTCCACTCCGTCACCACCAGCAACGCATCCGCATCTTGGAGGGCATCGTAGTTGACGCGGTGATACTGCACGCGGCTGCCGAAAATCCGTTGCGCCTCGGCGAGCGCCTCCGGATCGTGCGCGTGCACCTCGGCCCCCGCCGCCAGCAGGGCTTCGATGATGCTGACCGCCGGTGCCTCACGCATGTCGTCGGTCCGTGGCTTGAACGCCAGGCCCCACAACGCGAAGCGCATGCCCCGCAGGTACTCCCCGAAGTGGGCCTTGACCTTCTCGACCAGCGAGCGCTTCTGCAATTCGTTGACCTCTTCGACGGCCCGCAGCAACTTGAAGTCGAGCCCGTTCTCCTCGGCGCTGCGGATGACGGCCTTCACGTCCTTGGGAAAACAGGACCCGCCGTAGCCGACCCCCGGGAACAGGAAGTAGTGGCCGATGCGCTGATCGAAGCCGACTCCCCGGCGGACGTCCGAGATATCCGCACCCACGCGCTCGCACAGATTGGCGAACTCATTTATGAGCGAGATACGCGTCGCCAGCATGGCGTTGGCGGCATACTTGGTCATTTCAGCGCTGGCCGCCGACATCACCAGGATCGGTTGTTCGGTGCGCACGAATGGGCCGTACAACTCCTTCATCAGCTCGATGGCCCGTTCGCTGTCGCTCCCGATGACCACCCGGTCCGGCCTCATGAAGTCCTCGACGGCGGCACCCTCCTTCAAGAACTCCGGGTTGGAGACTACCGCGAAGCTGTGATTGGTCCGCGAGGCCACCACCTGCCGCACCCGTTCGGCCGTACCCACAGGCACCGTGCTCTTGTTGACGATCACACGATAACCGTCCATGGCCGTGGCAATTTCGGCTGCCACCCGGACCACCGCGCCCAGATCGGCAGCGCCGTTGTTCCCCTGCGGTGTGCCGACGGCGATGAAGCAGATGAGCGACTGGCGAACGGCAGCGCTCAGGTCGGTGCTGAATGAAAGCCGCCCCTCCGCCAGGTTGCGCTTGATCAGTTCCTCGAGGCCGGGTTCGTAAATCGGAACGATGCCCTGGTGCAGGCGAGCAATCTTCTCGGCATCGATATCGACGCAAACGACGTCGTTACCGCTTTCGGCGAAACACGTGCCCGCCACGAGGCCTACATAGCCCGTGCCAACGACACATACTTTCACGGCTCCTCCTCAACACCTGATGTTTAAAAGGGCCTGGCGGCTGGCCCCCAGGCCCTTGTCTCATGGCCGGTCATCGCGAACGCATCGCTACAAGAACGGCAAATTTATAGCCAGGCCCCCGAGCGAAGTCAACGCAAGTGGTGGCATCCCGGATCTCCGCTGCTGGCACCACCTCAGGCACCGTCGATGTCGGTCAAGGCGACGAACTGCCGGTAGCGATGATCGATCTCGTCTTTCGTCACCGTGCGCAAACGATTCAAGCCAAAATCCTCCACAACAAAAGACGCGACGACACTGCCGTAGACAATGGCGCGACGCAGCCCCGCCTCCGAGGTGTCGCCGGAGCGCGCCAATTCTCCCATGAAGCCCCCGGCGAAGCTGTCGCCCGCGCCCGTCGGATCAAAGACTTCCTCCAAGGGAAAGGCGGGAACGGCAAACACCGAGTTGGCCGAGAACTGAATCACGCCGTATTCGCCACGCTTGATCAGTACCCGGCGTGGGCCCATGGCCAGCAATCGTCGCGCCGCACGCACAACGTTGCGCTCGCCGCTCAACAGCCGCGCCTCTTCGTCATTGATCACCAGGACGTGAACGCGCCCGAGCAGCTGCTCCAACTCGCTCCGCGAGCCGCTGATCCAGTGGTTCATCGTGTCACAGCCGATCAGCCCCGGCGCCGGCAGTTGATCCAGCACCATCGCCTGCAGACGGGGATCGATATTCGCCAAGAAGACGTACTGCGTGTCGCGATAACCCGCTGGCAACTGCGGCCGGAAATCGGCGAACACGTTGAGATCCAACTGCAGCGTATCGCGCTGGTTCATGTCCTCGTGGTAACGACCGGCCCAGTACCCGGTGAGGCCGGGCCGCTGCTGCAGCCCGGCGAGATCGATACCGCGCCCGGAGAGAAACTCCATCTCCTCGCTAGGGAAGTCCTCCCCCACCGCGGCCACCATACGCACCGGCGCAAAGAAGCTGGCGGCCACCGCGAAGTACGTTGCCGCGCCCCCGAGTGCACGGTCGGCTTTACCGTGCAACGTTTCGATGCTGTCAAAGAAGACTGAACCGACGACCAGGATACTCACGCTGTCCCTCGTTCTTCTCCCTCTCTCCAGCGGAGAGGCGACCGTCATGCGTGGCGCATATGGCTGATAGCATATGGCATATGGTCAGGAACCATAAACCAAGAGCCATATGCCATAAGCCATATGCCAGGGCTTGAGGCGAACGACACTTGACTCACACTCAACGAGTTTCATGCCTCAAGCCCTTTAGAGGTATTTCCCGATGATGATGTCGAGATCGCGCTTGGCGCTCTCCGGAATGCAGGCGCGGTCGGTGATGATTGCATGTTCCAGCGCCCGCGCACACGCACACGTCCGCGGAGAGTGCAGCTGCCCTACGGTCTCGGCAATCAC comes from Candidatus Binatia bacterium and encodes:
- a CDS encoding NAD-dependent epimerase/dehydratase family protein → MRILVTGGAGFIGSHVSDAFVAAGHQVSIIDDLSSGRRENLNSKAHFYQLDVQDTGVGEVFRREQPEVLCHHAAQMDVRRSVADPIFDARVNLLGFLNLMEQGRQHGLRRVLFASTGGAIYGEQEAFPAPETHKTEPLSPYGVAKLATERYLFFYSVTYGMSYAALRYANVYGPRQNPHGEAGVVAIFAEKLLCGEQPIINGDGTQTRDYVYVVDLVRANLAALQSEFCGAVNLGTGIETDVNTICRSLARLCGSAAAEQHGPAKAGEQRRSVIDNALAQRVLGWRPQVALEDGLRQTVEFFRQHPSPKA
- a CDS encoding UDP-glucuronic acid decarboxylase family protein; this translates as MSRILITGGAGFIGSHLADRLLAQGHTVVALDNLFTGHARNISHLAGHDRFRFIKHDVTEYIYVEGKLDAILHLASLPSPVDYLREPIKTLKVGALGTHKALGLARAHGAKFLLASTSEVYGDPKVHPQPESYWGNVNPIGPRGVYDESKRFAEAMTMAYHRYHGIDTRICRIFNTYGPRMRPDDGRVVTNFIAQGLRGKPMTVYDDGSRTRSFCYVSDLVEGMVRLLESAEVEPVNLGNPIEMTVLEFAKRVHRLTGGRSEIVFVSPKDERTKDDPHIRQPDITRARQTLKWEPEVSLDEGLQRTIDYFRGLLGTEAL
- a CDS encoding UDP-glucose/GDP-mannose dehydrogenase family protein, coding for MKVCVVGTGYVGLVAGTCFAESGNDVVCVDIDAEKIARLHQGIVPIYEPGLEELIKRNLAEGRLSFSTDLSAAVRQSLICFIAVGTPQGNNGAADLGAVVRVAAEIATAMDGYRVIVNKSTVPVGTAERVRQVVASRTNHSFAVVSNPEFLKEGAAVEDFMRPDRVVIGSDSERAIELMKELYGPFVRTEQPILVMSAASAEMTKYAANAMLATRISLINEFANLCERVGADISDVRRGVGFDQRIGHYFLFPGVGYGGSCFPKDVKAVIRSAEENGLDFKLLRAVEEVNELQKRSLVEKVKAHFGEYLRGMRFALWGLAFKPRTDDMREAPAVSIIEALLAAGAEVHAHDPEALAEAQRIFGSRVQYHRVNYDALQDADALLVVTEWNEFRRPDFERMRQLMRRPVIFDGRNIYDPNQMRELGFVYYSVGRPPVRP
- a CDS encoding PfkB family carbohydrate kinase: MSILVVGSVFFDSIETLHGKADRALGGAATYFAVAASFFAPVRMVAAVGEDFPSEEMEFLSGRGIDLAGLQQRPGLTGYWAGRYHEDMNQRDTLQLDLNVFADFRPQLPAGYRDTQYVFLANIDPRLQAMVLDQLPAPGLIGCDTMNHWISGSRSELEQLLGRVHVLVINDEEARLLSGERNVVRAARRLLAMGPRRVLIKRGEYGVIQFSANSVFAVPAFPLEEVFDPTGAGDSFAGGFMGELARSGDTSEAGLRRAIVYGSVVASFVVEDFGLNRLRTVTKDEIDHRYRQFVALTDIDGA